The proteins below come from a single Mytilus edulis chromosome 5, xbMytEdul2.2, whole genome shotgun sequence genomic window:
- the LOC139523185 gene encoding uncharacterized protein yields the protein MSRERDTLIFLILTVIVLKGAIGLSEQYINSTVGDTAYLPCKNIQGNIIIQWLRLNENTETVDSTFTTTYTDGWTVNTNLPHHERLGIVGIEGGEKYTLEVSNLTKEDAGRYSCTIDNPNGTHYSYVTLKVEDVRSDTYFTTANYKDTSKALTFSSSTSTASDIITDSSSTKTTINRITTDTPVNNGPSYLQTYLIITSASIVIAFIGVASFVLYQNQKRYIAAIQNQLHHRENDRRPTAHSSLVRETEQNESNHETIPKAQYYEKSSHSDVFSRSQIDIRLSATSIVNTEVKTIKSSYQPEPVQNTNDLPFLDNPSSRMNTVMMNQYEQLTDNWSNCSPVYQQSVESSIEIELENKKVDTTPHIYDECDSSVPNSGVNQLLVTGCTDSDQSYL from the exons ATGTCAAGGGAAAGGGATACACTCATTTTTCTCATATTGACTGTCATAGTACTTAAAG GAGCAATCGGTTTGTcagaacaatacataaattctACCGTTGGTGACACAGCATATTTGCCATGCAAGAATATACAGGGAAACATAATAATACAGTGGTTGCGTCTAAATGAGAACACTGAAACGGTAGACAGTACCTTTACTACAACATACACAGATGGTTGGACAGTAAATACAAATTTACCACATCACGAAAGGCTGGGGATCGTTGGCATAGAAGGTGGAGAAAAGTACACTTTGGAAGTATCCAATTTAACTAAAGAAGATGCTGGAAGATATAGCTGTACAATTGATAATCCAAATGGCACTCACTATTCCTATGTCACATTAAAAGTTGAAG ACGTGCGGAGCGATACGTATTTTACGACTGCTAATTATAAAGATACATCGAAGGCTTTAACGTTTTCTTCCTCAACAAGCACAGCATCAGATATCATAACAGATTCTtcatcaacaaaaacaacaattaataGAATAACAACTGATACACCAGTTAATAATG GGCCATCATATCTACAGACGTATCTGATTATAACATCAGCCAGTATAGTTATAGCTTTCATTGGTGTAGCATCATTTGTTCTCTATCAAAATCAAAAGCGTTATATTGCTGCTATCCAGAATCAACTGCATCACAGAGAAAATGACAGGAGGCCTACAGCGCACAGTTCCTTAGTTAGAGAAACAGAACAAAATGAGTCAAACCATGAAACAATTCCAAAGGCTCAATACTATGAGAAATCATCTCACAGTGACGTTTTTAGTCGTTCTCAAATCGACATTCGTTTATCAGCTACTAGTATTGTGAATACTGAGGTGAAAACGATAAAAAGTTCATATCAACCAGAACCTGTACAGAACACTAACGATTTACCATTTCTAGACAATCCGTCAAGTAGAATGAATACTGTTATGATGAATCAGTACGAACAACTGACTGACAACTGGTCAAATTGTTCACCAGTTTACCAACAGAGTGTGGAAAGTAGTATAGAGAtagaacttgaaaataaaaaGGTAGATACTACGCCGCATATTTACGATGAATGTGATTCATCCGTCCCAAACTCTGGAGTTAATCAACTATTAGTGACAGGATGTACAGATTCTGATCAGAGCTATCTTTAG